One Cryobacterium roopkundense genomic region harbors:
- a CDS encoding YrdB family protein: MTDTPQKPAVGRNDILRFVLELFAFVTLGIWGFAAWPLPWPGIIVGIAAPAFAVLVWALFRSPKAVFKLDPFGKAFVEICVFGAAAIAWWDLGFPIITVVFAITATVSGIISGRTELAD; encoded by the coding sequence GTGACAGACACGCCTCAAAAACCCGCCGTGGGCCGCAACGATATTCTCCGGTTCGTCCTCGAACTCTTCGCCTTCGTCACCCTCGGTATCTGGGGTTTTGCGGCGTGGCCGCTGCCGTGGCCCGGCATCATCGTGGGTATCGCCGCCCCCGCCTTCGCCGTCCTGGTCTGGGCACTGTTCCGCTCCCCCAAAGCCGTGTTCAAGCTGGACCCGTTCGGCAAAGCCTTCGTCGAAATCTGCGTCTTCGGTGCCGCGGCCATCGCGTGGTGGGACCTCGGATTCCCCATCATCACCGTGGTGTTCGCGATCACGGCCACCGTGAGCGGCATCATCTCCGGCCGCACAGAACTCGCCGACTAG
- a CDS encoding amidohydrolase family protein: MTAAPTDADALADTDVPAWWQALGLPGLIDIHTHFLPDRMLRRVWAHFDEAGPLIGRPWPIEYRTDQDTRLASIRALGVRRFTALGYAHRPGMAADLTEFALDLAAREPDVVPSATFYPEDGVLDEVRSALERGARVFKIHAQVGGFDLREPALDAAWGMLADAEIPVVIHVGSGPVPRPGFTGPDKLEGVLRRHPLLTAVVAHMGSPEYGEFLALAETYPRVHLDTTMAFTDFFEQVAPYPDHLLARLADLGGRVVLGSDFPNIPYPYAHQLEALARLQEREPRLDDEWLRQVCWFTGLRLLG; the protein is encoded by the coding sequence GTGACCGCCGCGCCCACCGACGCCGACGCACTCGCCGACACCGACGTGCCCGCGTGGTGGCAGGCGCTCGGACTGCCCGGCCTGATCGATATCCACACTCACTTCCTGCCCGATCGTATGCTGCGCCGGGTATGGGCACACTTCGACGAGGCGGGGCCCCTCATCGGTCGACCGTGGCCCATTGAATACCGCACCGACCAGGACACCCGGCTGGCGAGTATCCGGGCTCTGGGTGTGCGTCGTTTCACCGCCCTCGGCTACGCGCATCGGCCGGGCATGGCCGCCGATCTCACCGAATTCGCCCTCGACCTCGCGGCCCGCGAGCCCGACGTGGTGCCGAGCGCCACGTTCTACCCCGAAGATGGCGTACTGGATGAGGTGCGTTCGGCCCTCGAACGCGGCGCCCGAGTCTTCAAAATCCACGCCCAGGTGGGCGGCTTCGACCTTCGAGAGCCCGCGCTCGATGCGGCCTGGGGGATGCTCGCCGATGCGGAGATTCCCGTGGTGATCCACGTAGGCAGCGGGCCCGTTCCGCGCCCGGGTTTCACGGGACCGGACAAGCTCGAGGGCGTGCTCCGTCGGCATCCGCTGCTCACCGCAGTTGTCGCGCACATGGGCTCGCCCGAGTACGGCGAATTCCTCGCCCTGGCGGAGACGTATCCCCGAGTGCATCTCGACACGACCATGGCGTTCACGGACTTCTTCGAGCAGGTCGCGCCCTACCCCGACCACCTGCTCGCCAGGCTCGCCGACCTGGGCGGGCGTGTGGTCCTGGGTAGCGACTTCCCGAACATCCCGTATCCCTACGCCCACCAGCTCGAGGCGCTCGCACGGCTACAGGAGCGGGAACCGCGACTCGACGACGAATGGCTGCGCCAGGTGTGTTGGTTCACCGGGCTGCGACTGCTGGGCTGA
- a CDS encoding MFS transporter: MRQGPFSRGPASGAAPQPRLSRGVYVLGIIAFFVMVGFGVVVPVLPVYVRTFGVNYVAVGAVVSAFALMRLVTSPFCGRLIDWAGERTVLSVGIGIVAVSSGLVGVAENYPQLLLLRGAGGIGSALFSVSAMTLLLGSTPAAIRGRALGFYQGGFLIGGMAGPAIGGLLATISLTAPFFFYAGTLAVAGTIGIVLLRSTGPASLTDGESAARTPFSVVLRDTRFRAACLANFAQGWTSLGIRATLIPVIIVEVLRGSTSWTGIAFACAAVAQTLTLAPAARFIDTVGRRPAIIGAFALAAVTIMAVPFAPNIWVLGALLCVYGVAAAFMGTAPAAALGDAAGPRSGRPVAMFSMFADAGAIAGPLVAGLLVDLVSLPLAFLVGALFLLAASAYALRMPREGLSPAVAAR; encoded by the coding sequence ATGCGACAGGGGCCCTTCTCACGCGGCCCGGCGTCGGGAGCGGCTCCTCAACCGCGGCTGTCCCGCGGCGTGTACGTGCTCGGCATCATCGCCTTCTTCGTGATGGTCGGCTTTGGCGTGGTCGTTCCCGTGCTGCCCGTCTACGTGCGTACCTTCGGCGTGAACTATGTGGCCGTCGGGGCCGTCGTGTCGGCGTTCGCCCTCATGCGCCTAGTCACGAGTCCGTTCTGTGGCCGGCTGATCGACTGGGCGGGGGAGCGCACGGTGCTCTCGGTCGGCATCGGCATCGTCGCGGTCTCCAGCGGGTTGGTCGGCGTCGCCGAAAACTACCCGCAGCTCCTGCTGCTGCGCGGAGCCGGCGGCATCGGGTCTGCCCTGTTTTCGGTGTCGGCGATGACCCTTCTGCTCGGCTCCACTCCCGCGGCCATTCGCGGGCGTGCCCTCGGCTTCTACCAGGGCGGGTTCCTGATCGGCGGCATGGCCGGTCCGGCCATCGGCGGCTTGCTGGCCACGATCTCGCTCACGGCACCCTTCTTCTTCTACGCCGGCACCCTCGCCGTGGCGGGAACCATCGGTATCGTGCTGCTGCGATCAACCGGCCCGGCGTCGCTGACCGACGGGGAGTCTGCTGCACGCACGCCCTTCAGCGTCGTGCTGCGCGATACCCGGTTTCGGGCGGCGTGCCTCGCGAACTTCGCCCAGGGCTGGACCTCGCTGGGTATTCGCGCCACCCTGATCCCCGTCATCATCGTCGAGGTGCTGCGCGGTTCGACGAGCTGGACCGGGATCGCCTTTGCCTGCGCGGCAGTGGCCCAGACGCTCACACTCGCCCCCGCCGCCCGTTTCATTGACACCGTCGGCCGGCGGCCCGCCATCATCGGAGCGTTCGCGCTCGCCGCGGTGACGATCATGGCGGTTCCGTTCGCCCCGAACATCTGGGTGCTGGGGGCGCTGCTCTGCGTCTACGGCGTGGCGGCCGCTTTCATGGGAACGGCTCCGGCCGCGGCTCTCGGTGACGCGGCCGGCCCCCGCAGCGGCCGGCCCGTCGCCATGTTCAGCATGTTCGCCGACGCCGGTGCCATCGCCGGTCCGCTGGTGGCCGGGCTGCTCGTCGACCTGGTATCGCTGCCGCTGGCGTTCCTGGTGGGTGCGCTCTTCCTGCTCGCGGCATCCGCTTACGCGCTGCGGATGCCGAGGGAGGGTCTCAGCCCAGCAGTCGCAGCCCGGTGA